From Cellvibrio zantedeschiae, the proteins below share one genomic window:
- a CDS encoding phosphoglycerate dehydrogenase: protein MFKIKTYNTISIKGLSRFGRDKYEVASDIGSPDAYILRSHKLQGEALPASVKAVARAGAGTNNVPVAEYTKLGVVVFNSPGANANAVKELVLTGMLLGSRGILPGMAYVNGLTHMTDAEEMSKLLEKEKSNFAGFELQGKTLGIVGLGAIGSMIADAALALGMNVVGFDPALSVEAAWRLPNQVSKMENLQSLLARADYVTLHVPAIDATKHMINADTLKVMKKGSVLLNFAREAIVDAHAVVESLDAGHLGKYICDFPEPILLNRPDVYAMPHIGASTEEAEENCAIMAADQLMDYLENGNIKNSVNFPAVALDRGASTGARITFSNENVSGVLGHVLSVLADNKVNVIDMVNKSRGDVAYNIIDVQQAPAAAVVEAIAKVQHVIAVRVI, encoded by the coding sequence ATGTTTAAAATTAAAACCTACAACACGATTTCCATCAAAGGCCTGAGCCGTTTTGGTCGTGACAAATACGAAGTTGCAAGCGATATTGGTTCGCCAGATGCGTACATCCTGCGCAGTCACAAATTGCAAGGTGAAGCTTTGCCTGCGAGCGTAAAAGCAGTTGCACGCGCAGGTGCAGGTACCAACAATGTGCCGGTTGCTGAATACACCAAGTTGGGCGTTGTGGTATTTAATTCACCCGGTGCTAATGCCAACGCGGTAAAAGAGTTGGTGCTCACTGGCATGTTGCTCGGCTCGCGTGGAATTTTACCGGGCATGGCTTATGTGAACGGTTTGACGCACATGACCGATGCTGAAGAAATGTCGAAGCTGTTGGAAAAAGAAAAATCCAACTTCGCTGGTTTTGAATTGCAAGGTAAAACTTTGGGTATCGTTGGTCTCGGCGCAATCGGCTCGATGATCGCTGATGCTGCTTTGGCTCTTGGTATGAACGTAGTAGGTTTTGACCCGGCACTTTCTGTAGAAGCTGCATGGCGTTTGCCGAACCAAGTTTCCAAAATGGAAAACTTGCAGTCACTCTTGGCGCGTGCGGACTACGTGACTTTGCACGTTCCAGCAATTGATGCGACCAAACACATGATCAATGCCGACACTTTAAAAGTAATGAAAAAAGGTTCAGTACTTTTGAACTTCGCACGTGAAGCAATTGTTGATGCACATGCTGTGGTTGAGAGTTTGGATGCGGGTCATTTGGGCAAATATATTTGCGATTTCCCGGAACCAATTTTGTTGAATCGCCCAGACGTTTACGCCATGCCACACATTGGCGCGAGCACCGAAGAAGCTGAAGAAAACTGCGCAATTATGGCGGCTGATCAGTTGATGGATTACCTTGAAAACGGCAATATCAAAAACTCGGTAAACTTCCCTGCGGTAGCTTTGGATCGCGGTGCAAGTACCGGCGCGCGCATTACTTTTTCTAACGAAAACGTATCAGGTGTGTTGGGCCATGTGTTATCAGTATTGGCTGATAACAAAGTCAATGTTATTGATATGGTCAACAAAAGCCGTGGAGATGTGGCTTACAATATTATCGATGTTCAGCAGGCTCCAGCAGCCGCTGTGGTCGAAGCAATTGCCAAAGTTCAGCATGTGATAGCAGTACGCGTTATTTAA
- a CDS encoding NGG1p interacting factor NIF3: MYKLVFFVPESHLESVKAAVFAAGAGAIGNYDQCCWQVAGVGQFRPLAGSTPFIGQVQQLEKVTEYRVEMVCDDSLIKTAVTALRAAHPYEEPAIDVWQLAEPGL; encoded by the coding sequence ATGTACAAACTCGTTTTCTTCGTTCCCGAATCTCATCTTGAATCTGTCAAGGCTGCCGTATTTGCGGCGGGCGCAGGCGCTATTGGCAATTACGATCAATGTTGTTGGCAAGTTGCCGGGGTAGGGCAGTTTCGTCCGCTTGCTGGCAGTACACCTTTTATTGGCCAGGTCCAGCAATTGGAAAAAGTTACCGAGTATCGCGTTGAAATGGTGTGCGATGATTCGTTGATCAAAACGGCAGTGACAGCCTTAAGGGCAGCCCATCCCTATGAAGAGCCAGCCATTGATGTATGGCAATTGGCGGAGCCTGGATTGTGA
- a CDS encoding NUDIX hydrolase, giving the protein MNSEFWDALTEALKPQGDATQSFVGSFPKQAAVMVLITEEVSPEIIYTLRAKHLNQHAGEVCFPGGKWELQDQSLLSTALRETHEEIGLAPSMVDVLGALPARPTKSGAMVQPFVGKIPAGCRFNLNHHELEELFSVPLAAFQRGLQVRTDIFERNGVRFRMPAYVYEGYEIWGFTAGVTAELLSLLQYLRVNSA; this is encoded by the coding sequence GTGAATAGCGAGTTTTGGGATGCGCTTACCGAAGCCTTAAAGCCCCAGGGTGATGCAACTCAGTCTTTTGTGGGCTCTTTCCCCAAGCAAGCCGCTGTTATGGTGTTGATCACCGAAGAAGTCTCTCCTGAAATTATTTATACACTTCGTGCAAAACATCTCAATCAGCACGCAGGTGAAGTCTGTTTTCCCGGTGGTAAATGGGAGCTGCAAGATCAATCACTACTGAGCACTGCATTGCGCGAAACTCATGAAGAAATTGGTTTGGCGCCGTCGATGGTGGACGTGCTCGGTGCCTTGCCCGCGCGGCCTACTAAATCCGGTGCTATGGTGCAGCCATTTGTGGGGAAAATTCCGGCGGGTTGTCGCTTTAATTTAAACCATCATGAACTGGAAGAATTATTTTCAGTGCCGCTTGCCGCATTTCAACGCGGTCTACAAGTGCGAACTGATATTTTTGAGCGCAACGGAGTGCGTTTTCGCATGCCTGCGTACGTGTACGAAGGTTACGAAATTTGGGGTTTCACCGCGGGTGTCACGGCTGAATTGTTAAGCTTGTTGCAATATTTAAGGGTAAATAGCGCCTAG
- a CDS encoding acyl-CoA dehydrogenase C-terminal domain-containing protein: MSKIKLPLRDIEFALFELFHFEEHYADYCPSLDRSLTKALLNESARFCEDILAPLSASGDTEGCRLVDGEVITPAGFKTAYQQYCDAGWPSLARSAEFGGQGLPQSLGIVMNELSATANYAWTMYPGLSQGAMHTIESHGSDFQKQTYLPALISGEWTGTMCLTEAHCGTDLGLLKTKATPVGDGSFSLTGTKIFISSGDHDLAQNIVHIVLARLPDAPAGTKGISLFIVPKFTVNADGSLGARNGVSCGSLEHKMGIHGNATCVLNFDGAVGTLLGEANKGLHLMFTFMNLARLGAALQGIAHAESGFQAALNYSRERLQGRSLSGAKNPTGVADPIISHPDVRRMLMTQKALSEGMRMMAYFAAKRVDIAQHAATPEKRQMAQDMLSVVTPIAKGFITELGFESASLALQCFGGHGYIKEWGVEQNLRDCRIASLYEGTTGVQALDLLGRKILLSDGKLMDGFTKCIQHFCQDPTNAPELSPYADSLTRLHTEWLGVTQHIGALAQQNPDEVGAASVDYLMYCGYIFMGYLWARAAKTALAALATSSDEQDFYRAKLATARFYFERILPRTLTLVATIKSGANNLMELPAEQFAF, from the coding sequence ATGAGTAAGATCAAGCTACCCCTGCGCGATATCGAATTTGCGCTGTTTGAATTATTTCATTTCGAGGAGCACTACGCAGACTACTGCCCGAGTCTGGATCGCAGCCTCACTAAAGCGCTATTAAACGAAAGTGCGCGATTTTGCGAAGACATTTTGGCGCCTTTGTCTGCATCTGGCGACACTGAAGGGTGCCGGTTAGTGGATGGCGAAGTCATTACTCCCGCCGGGTTTAAAACTGCTTATCAACAATATTGCGACGCAGGCTGGCCGTCGCTTGCGCGTTCAGCGGAATTTGGTGGACAAGGGTTGCCTCAGTCTCTGGGTATTGTGATGAACGAGCTATCAGCCACCGCAAATTATGCGTGGACTATGTATCCCGGTTTGTCGCAAGGTGCTATGCATACCATTGAGTCCCACGGTTCCGATTTTCAAAAACAAACTTACCTTCCTGCGCTTATTTCCGGCGAATGGACAGGCACTATGTGTTTGACTGAGGCTCATTGCGGTACGGATTTGGGGCTATTGAAAACCAAAGCTACGCCCGTAGGTGACGGAAGTTTTTCGTTAACGGGCACCAAGATTTTTATTTCCTCTGGCGATCACGATCTCGCCCAAAATATTGTTCACATAGTACTTGCCCGCTTACCAGATGCACCTGCAGGCACCAAAGGTATTTCGCTTTTTATTGTGCCTAAATTTACTGTGAATGCTGACGGCAGTTTGGGGGCGCGTAATGGTGTGAGCTGTGGTTCGCTCGAACATAAAATGGGTATTCACGGCAACGCTACCTGCGTACTAAATTTTGATGGGGCTGTAGGCACTTTATTGGGCGAAGCTAATAAAGGTTTGCATCTGATGTTTACCTTTATGAATTTGGCGCGGCTGGGAGCTGCACTGCAGGGCATTGCCCATGCAGAGTCCGGTTTCCAGGCTGCGTTAAATTACAGCCGCGAGCGTTTGCAGGGTAGGTCCTTGTCAGGAGCCAAAAACCCTACTGGTGTAGCAGACCCTATTATTTCTCATCCCGATGTCCGCCGTATGCTCATGACCCAAAAGGCCTTGAGCGAAGGTATGCGGATGATGGCGTACTTTGCAGCCAAACGCGTTGATATTGCCCAGCACGCTGCTACCCCGGAAAAACGCCAAATGGCACAGGACATGTTGAGCGTGGTAACCCCGATTGCCAAAGGTTTTATTACCGAGCTGGGGTTTGAATCTGCCAGCCTCGCGCTGCAATGTTTTGGTGGGCACGGCTACATTAAGGAATGGGGAGTTGAACAAAATCTGCGCGATTGTCGAATTGCATCGCTGTACGAGGGCACCACTGGTGTTCAAGCGCTCGATTTATTAGGGCGCAAAATTCTGTTGTCGGACGGCAAGCTGATGGATGGTTTTACCAAATGTATCCAGCATTTCTGCCAGGACCCTACAAACGCGCCAGAATTGTCGCCCTACGCTGATTCTTTGACTAGACTACATACAGAGTGGTTGGGGGTGACCCAGCACATTGGCGCGCTTGCACAGCAAAATCCCGATGAAGTAGGCGCGGCATCAGTCGATTATTTGATGTACTGCGGTTATATTTTTATGGGTTATTTGTGGGCACGAGCGGCTAAAACAGCATTGGCTGCGCTTGCTACAAGCAGCGACGAACAAGATTTTTATCGCGCAAAACTAGCGACTGCACGTTTTTATTTCGAGCGAATCTTGCCGAGAACACTGACGTTGGTTGCTACCATAAAATCCGGTGCAAATAATTTAATGGAGTTGCCAGCAGAGCAATTTGCGTTTTAG
- a CDS encoding AMP-binding protein, with translation MPLNYHRTIPEVFAEACQEYSDSPVFTCMDRTISFRELDDLSGKFAAYLQHHTNLKPGDRIAIQLPNILQYPIAVFGALRAGLVVVNTNPLYTAHEIKHQLNDSGAKALVVLANIAKNASTIIRETGVEQVIVTELADIHSPLKRLLINCVVKYVKKLVPEFLFPNQISFCKVLSLPQKSWEIVARDPEDVAVLQYTGGTTGVAKGAMLTHRNLVANMLQLNEHMVSSFRRNQELYIAPLPLYHIYSFTIHCTSAVALGNHSILIPNPRDIKAFVETLKKYPFTLFVGLNTLFNALLRNPDFQKLDFSPLHLTSSGGMALTAETANKWRELTGSPITEGYGLTETSPVVCSNQVNAVQYGTVGRPLPDTECKVVDENGNSLPTGEAGELCIRGPQVMKGYWQRPEATAEVIDDEGWFKSGDMAVIAPDGFIKIVDRKKDMINVSGFKVYPNEVEDVLASHPDIVEAAVIGVPDKEGSEVVKAFVVCSNPALDVKAVRDFAKTKLTAYKVPHQVEFCKDLPKTNVGKILRRELRDKEIAKKA, from the coding sequence ATGCCGTTGAATTATCATCGTACGATTCCTGAAGTATTTGCGGAGGCCTGTCAGGAATATTCAGATAGCCCTGTGTTTACCTGCATGGATCGCACGATCAGTTTTCGTGAACTGGATGATCTTAGCGGTAAATTTGCGGCTTACTTGCAACATCACACCAATTTAAAACCCGGTGACCGCATTGCAATTCAATTACCCAATATTTTGCAATACCCCATCGCGGTATTCGGCGCTTTGCGCGCGGGTTTGGTGGTGGTTAATACCAACCCTTTGTACACCGCACATGAAATTAAACATCAATTAAATGACTCTGGCGCAAAAGCGTTGGTGGTGTTAGCGAACATTGCCAAGAATGCATCCACTATTATTCGTGAGACAGGTGTTGAGCAAGTTATTGTGACTGAGCTTGCCGATATTCATTCGCCATTGAAGCGGTTATTAATTAACTGCGTTGTAAAATATGTTAAAAAATTAGTACCAGAATTTTTATTTCCAAACCAAATCAGTTTTTGCAAAGTTCTTTCGCTCCCACAAAAATCCTGGGAAATTGTAGCGCGCGATCCGGAAGATGTTGCGGTATTGCAATATACCGGTGGCACTACTGGCGTTGCTAAAGGTGCAATGCTGACTCATCGCAATCTGGTTGCCAATATGTTGCAGCTGAACGAGCACATGGTGAGTTCATTTCGCAGAAACCAGGAGCTGTATATTGCTCCGCTTCCGCTTTACCACATTTATTCTTTTACGATTCATTGTACGTCTGCAGTGGCCTTGGGCAATCACAGTATCCTGATTCCAAATCCGCGCGATATCAAAGCTTTTGTTGAAACCTTAAAAAAATATCCGTTCACCCTGTTTGTAGGTTTGAACACTTTATTTAATGCTTTGTTGCGCAATCCTGATTTTCAAAAACTGGATTTCAGTCCGCTGCATTTAACATCCTCGGGCGGTATGGCTTTAACGGCTGAGACTGCTAATAAATGGCGCGAATTAACCGGCAGCCCAATCACTGAAGGTTATGGTTTAACAGAAACCTCGCCAGTTGTGTGCAGCAACCAGGTGAATGCTGTGCAATATGGCACGGTTGGGAGGCCATTGCCCGATACCGAATGCAAAGTTGTGGATGAAAATGGCAATAGTTTGCCAACAGGTGAAGCGGGTGAATTATGCATTCGCGGCCCACAGGTGATGAAAGGTTATTGGCAAAGACCCGAAGCAACAGCAGAAGTGATTGATGATGAAGGTTGGTTTAAAAGCGGTGATATGGCAGTGATTGCTCCCGACGGTTTTATAAAAATTGTCGATCGCAAAAAAGATATGATTAACGTTTCCGGTTTTAAAGTTTACCCCAATGAAGTTGAAGATGTGCTGGCGAGTCATCCCGATATTGTTGAAGCAGCAGTAATTGGCGTGCCCGACAAAGAAGGTAGCGAAGTCGTTAAAGCTTTTGTAGTGTGTTCAAATCCGGCGTTGGATGTGAAAGCCGTGCGCGATTTTGCGAAAACAAAATTAACGGCCTATAAGGTTCCGCATCAGGTGGAGTTCTGCAAAGATTTACCAAAAACCAACGTGGGTAAAATATTGCGCCGTGAATTGCGCGATAAAGAAATTGCCAAAAAAGCGTGA
- a CDS encoding patatin-like phospholipase family protein, whose protein sequence is MKRALILSGGGARAAYQVGVLQALAEILPEDNTHPFPIICGTSAGAINALALAAHPGNFKESVHALANMWRNLTVGDVYLHGWSDIFKGLGLLGLSLFNQGIGRQRPLSLLDNSPLWDLLGSRIPFHNINNAIESGKLLAVSVSAMGYTSGHTVSFFQGHESIQGWNRYRRAGVATPLRLEHLLASSAIPTIFPAVRINREYFGDGALRQLAPISPALHLGAESLFVIGVSGNRSSNKPNKRLPVKHSPSMGQIVGHLLNSAFVDSLEGDMEHMELVNKLVKLIPEENKPADFKLRAVDNMVISPSSPLDVIAGRNVRYLPDSLRFFLRAIGATAKGGGATAASYLLFSTEFITDLMELGRQDALAEAEALKQFFAK, encoded by the coding sequence ATGAAAAGAGCCTTAATCCTGTCTGGTGGTGGCGCGCGTGCAGCTTATCAAGTGGGCGTGTTGCAAGCTTTAGCAGAAATTTTACCCGAAGATAATACTCATCCCTTTCCAATTATTTGCGGTACATCAGCGGGCGCAATTAATGCGCTCGCCCTTGCAGCTCACCCCGGTAATTTCAAAGAGTCAGTACATGCGCTGGCGAACATGTGGCGCAACCTAACCGTGGGCGATGTTTACTTACACGGCTGGTCGGATATTTTTAAAGGTCTCGGTCTCTTAGGGCTGTCGCTTTTCAATCAGGGGATTGGCCGGCAGCGCCCGTTATCACTGTTGGATAATTCCCCGCTGTGGGATTTATTAGGCTCACGCATACCTTTTCACAACATTAATAACGCTATAGAAAGTGGGAAACTATTAGCAGTGTCGGTTTCCGCCATGGGCTATACCTCTGGCCACACCGTCAGTTTTTTTCAGGGGCACGAAAGTATTCAAGGCTGGAACCGTTACCGCCGCGCTGGTGTTGCAACGCCTTTGCGTTTGGAACATTTGTTAGCCTCATCTGCCATTCCCACCATTTTTCCTGCTGTGCGAATTAATCGTGAATACTTTGGTGACGGTGCGTTGCGTCAGTTGGCACCTATCAGTCCGGCATTACATTTAGGCGCTGAGTCTTTATTTGTAATCGGTGTGAGTGGAAACAGGTCATCCAATAAACCCAATAAACGCTTGCCGGTAAAACATTCTCCATCCATGGGCCAAATTGTCGGGCACTTGTTAAATAGTGCGTTTGTAGATTCGCTTGAAGGCGATATGGAACATATGGAGCTTGTGAATAAATTGGTGAAATTAATTCCAGAAGAAAATAAACCTGCCGATTTTAAATTGCGCGCAGTGGACAATATGGTGATTTCACCTTCCAGTCCCTTGGATGTTATTGCCGGTAGAAATGTGCGTTATCTTCCAGATAGTTTGCGATTTTTCTTGCGTGCGATTGGTGCTACAGCGAAAGGTGGCGGTGCTACGGCGGCGAGTTATTTATTATTCTCTACTGAGTTCATTACTGATTTAATGGAGCTTGGACGTCAGGATGCGCTGGCAGAAGCTGAGGCGCTTAAGCAATTCTTTGCGAAATAA
- a CDS encoding protein-L-isoaspartate(D-aspartate) O-methyltransferase, giving the protein MKYFKKFTLTLGLVSAFVPVLASAAVPKAYTYDMVPPTDSKEAFVSWMVTNRGEDKKFLGQRWDRYQALIQRGDLTNEQTKRAFLMTPREEFVLRKTSAHTYDDNFLDIGFGVTISGPHAVSRMTSVLDIKKGDKVLEIGTGSGYQSAILGHITDKVWTIEIIKPLAERTRTLYDTIIAKGYTEYKNVNTKQADGYYGWEEAAPFDKIIVTCGIDHIPPALLKQLKTGGMMVIPVGPPGAQHVLKITKEANPDGSIKIARSDIYNGKVVPFVPFTKLEGDTIVGSHNK; this is encoded by the coding sequence TTGAAATACTTTAAGAAATTCACTTTGACCCTGGGTTTGGTTAGCGCGTTTGTTCCTGTATTGGCGAGTGCCGCAGTTCCCAAGGCTTACACTTACGACATGGTTCCACCCACAGATAGCAAAGAGGCTTTCGTCAGCTGGATGGTAACCAACCGCGGTGAAGACAAAAAATTCCTCGGCCAACGTTGGGATCGCTACCAGGCGCTAATTCAACGCGGCGACCTCACCAATGAACAAACCAAGCGCGCGTTTCTGATGACGCCACGCGAAGAGTTTGTATTGAGAAAAACCTCTGCGCACACCTACGACGATAATTTTTTGGATATTGGTTTTGGCGTGACCATTTCCGGCCCCCACGCCGTTAGCCGTATGACCAGCGTATTGGACATCAAGAAGGGCGACAAAGTATTGGAAATTGGTACCGGCTCCGGCTATCAATCGGCTATTCTCGGCCACATTACCGACAAGGTATGGACGATTGAAATCATCAAGCCGCTAGCTGAACGTACCCGTACCTTGTACGACACCATCATCGCCAAAGGCTACACCGAATACAAAAACGTCAACACCAAGCAAGCTGACGGTTACTACGGTTGGGAAGAGGCTGCACCATTCGACAAAATTATTGTGACTTGCGGTATCGACCATATACCACCAGCCTTGCTTAAGCAGTTGAAAACGGGCGGCATGATGGTTATCCCCGTGGGCCCACCAGGTGCGCAGCACGTGCTTAAAATTACCAAAGAAGCCAACCCCGATGGCTCTATCAAAATCGCGCGCTCCGATATTTATAACGGTAAGGTGGTTCCTTTCGTTCCTTTCACCAAACTGGAAGGCGATACCATCGTAGGCTCTCATAATAAATAG
- a CDS encoding DUF934 domain-containing protein, with amino-acid sequence MPKLIKDGAIIENTWELIAKPEGDAAEVAVPAGHVIVPLSVWIAQKAQLQTRNDVGVWLDSDEFAEDIGEEANRFPVIGVNFPGFMDGRAFSTARLLRERYGFTGEVRAVGNFIRDQLCYLRRCGVNAFAFANPEADLEVALKSLADFSEYYQASVDQPLPLFRRRA; translated from the coding sequence ATGCCAAAGCTAATTAAAGACGGCGCTATAATCGAAAATACTTGGGAACTGATTGCCAAACCAGAAGGCGATGCTGCTGAAGTAGCAGTACCTGCTGGCCATGTGATTGTCCCACTGAGCGTTTGGATTGCCCAAAAAGCCCAGCTGCAAACCCGTAACGATGTTGGTGTTTGGTTGGATAGCGATGAATTTGCGGAAGACATCGGCGAAGAAGCCAACCGTTTTCCGGTAATTGGCGTTAACTTCCCTGGTTTTATGGACGGCCGCGCATTCTCTACCGCACGTTTACTGCGTGAGCGTTATGGCTTCACCGGTGAAGTGCGAGCAGTGGGTAACTTTATTCGCGACCAACTCTGCTATTTGCGCCGCTGCGGGGTAAATGCTTTTGCGTTTGCGAACCCGGAAGCAGACCTGGAAGTTGCACTTAAGTCACTCGCAGATTTTAGCGAGTACTATCAGGCTTCCGTGGATCAACCACTACCGCTCTTTCGTCGTAGAGCCTAA